In Palaemon carinicauda isolate YSFRI2023 chromosome 32, ASM3689809v2, whole genome shotgun sequence, the genomic stretch tatacacacacacacacacacacacacatatatatatatatatatatatatatatatatatatatatatatatatatatatatatatatatatatatttatatatatatatatatatatataaatatatatatatatatatatatatatatatatatatatatatatatatatatatatatatatatatatatatatatatacacgattgtgtgtgtgttcattcttGTTAATTGAAGAGATTACATCTTGcatgtctgtgtcactgtgctaccagttGGCTTAACCAAACAATGAATATGTATTTGGAGATTTGTAGATATGGAGCATTGTTATATTTATGTTTGTTGTAGTTTTCAATATTCAAGTTTATATCtgatatttatgtttgtatttgtgtaatagAAAATGTTTGATGTTTGAATTATCTGTTAATTACGATATGTATTAAAAGCGATATTCaaactacaaattaggaaactcaaaataaatTTATGTATGCCGAAAATATTGATGTTTATAAACCTAAGCAGCAGTAAGTCATGCATACATAAGACAGAAATGAcgaatgagttgttggtgattaatTAAAATACAGATAAATGTAGTCTCAAATTCCctaaaaaataaaggtaaatgagagagagagagagagagagagagagagagagagagagagagagagagagagagagagaggaggggagaagtgtgtgtgtatgtatctgtgtataatatttgtgtgggtgtgtgcacTGCATAAATTTACAAAAGACACAAAGGAAGACACATATTTGTATTCataattaaaagtttttatagcatttTCACTGATATTATTATAGTTGACATTGGCAAGTGTTAATTAactaattttaatctctctctctctctctctctctctctctctctctctctctctctctctctctctctctctctctctctctctcgtttgattttaCAAAAGGGTATTGCATATAAGGCGATGgcaaacaacaaaagaaatcagaaatcaaacaacaaaggaaagcatAGATATATGAAGGACTACATTAACATCGGTAATACTTGCTTTATCTCagcagagaaaaaagaaaaagaaaaacaaataactcAATTTGTGATGTGTAttgaagtgctctcagaagaatcaatgacgcaAGATGAGATAAGACAACCTTTTGAGTCGAAAAATGTAGAATTCAGTAAAGAAAGCCCGGTGTTTTTTAAGAATAGGCATGTGGATATGAAAACAATCTCATCTTGACATATATGGaaattctcaaagacaaagtaaagcTGCTTTACAGACATCTTATATTGTATTTCTTAGAACTGCTAAAGAACATAGAAACAGcatgtcattggtgaggaattaCTTTTACCTTGTGCAAAAGACATCTTTCATGACGTAATCGAAGATAAGAGAGTTAAATCCTGGAAAATTATATCGCTTCCTAATCATATTGTACATCTCCACTTGATCTCTTCACATTAAAAGTTGATAAATCAACAAATCGAGGTAATCTTCCTCAATTATTAGTTTATGTGCGATATATAAAACAATGGCAATTTTAAGGTTGAATTTCTTTCGTGTAGTCCATTAAAAACAACTAAAGCAgcggtatattgaaaaaaaataggataatttctttaaaaacccggattgatgtgggaaaatttcggtggtatgtgtactgatgggGCACATTCTATGCTAGGTTGTAGCTCTGAGCTTCaacagaaggaaaaaaatattttgcctaaagctgttggaattcattgcatgatacatcgtcaagtattttctgcaaaaccaTTGCCAAAGATACGAAACCTTATGCAATCAGtagttaaagcagttaactttataaggTTAAATACATTGAACAACTGCTTGTTTGCTAAAGTGTCATAAAAGATGGATTTTAAGTATGAAGTTCTGTTGCAAACTGAAGTAAGGTAGCTAACAAAAGGCAATCCCTTGCAGATATTATTTTAGTTGAATACTGAGGTGTGAGCATTCTTATCTGGGCAAGGAAGAACAAAGCTTTTAGGTTTCTTAGGTGATTTGAATATGTGTGCAAAAAAACTGCATacttagcagattttttttttcacaaatttgaaTTCCCTTAATCTTCCACATCAGTTATAAAATTCCGGTATTCTTGATTTTGCAGAAAAACTAAATGACTTCCAATGAAGCTGTATCTTTGGGAGTAAAGAATGAAAGCGAAATTTTTACATTTCCCACATTAatgcatttgttgaagaaaatgatactgatattccattcaaacacaGTTCTCAAAGTTTACTGATCTTACTTTTTggagaccttaaaagaggaatttagccaatattttacagaaaagcctcagttatcccATACCTTACCTCAAATAAACAATTTGATGCAACAATTAAAAACGTTCCTGAAAGATATCAACAGGAATTCATTGACGTTATTAGATCTTACATTGGCAAAGCTGACTGTGATTCCCTAACAGATGAAGTTTTGGTAAAGCAGTTACTTTGacatccaaatttggctgaaggtatgcatAAAATGTCATGCTCTCTTCTTCGACATACTGTATGTGGGAAATGACCTCttcatctttacttttaataaagtcgaagctgagaactaatctccatgctgaagatgaacaaTGTTGTGCTGTATCGTAAACAACATTGAGGTACTGGTGATGGAAAAGCAGTTCCAACCAACACGTGAAGAACATCACTGTTTATTAGCAAGGTAATGCTTGTGGTACTCActtcaataacattctattatgcagtgtgagttatataaagaaattatatatatacatatatatatatatatatatatatatatatatatatatatatatatatatatatatatatatatatatatatatatatatatatatacatatatatatatatatatatatatatatatatatatatatatatatatatatatatatatatatgtatatatatatatatatatatatatatatatatatatatatatatatatatatatatatatatatatatataagtgcatttttggtttttgctattcaatgataaacattaTACCATAATGAATTATATCTTTTCATTAGAATTAAAAGTATAtatccttgatatttgagtggggtcgcaaaaagtatggtgAAGCTAAAATGGTGTCACCaatggaagaaggttgggaaccactgatctagagtgTATTGTGTGGAGCAGAAATTCCGCAGTTTGGAGCTGTAACTCTGCTGAAATGCGAAAGGGTATGTCCTTATCTCACTAACTCCTTATCATTTTGTAAATGTGAAAGTTTCCTTTACGATATTATTTCAATTTGGACCCATCTTTATTGCCCCTTGTATCCGAAAGTGGGAATCTGTATCATAATAAACTATAAAGGAAGACTTGAATTTTTTCTTGGGGTGGCATGTCACAGACGTCTTTGGAAGAAAGCCTCGATAACATtttaccatcaataataataactaaactaaGAAGAAGAAATAATCAAAGATCAGATTGAATCTTGAACAATCTTTCTTGGTAAATTATTAAAAAGTTGTGCCTTATCTGGAAAGAATCCTAGTTTCTTCTTATTGTACTTGGTTTTCTATTACTTTCAATCATCTTCCCatcatattttataaaagaaatggaatgaaATTTGTTCTTCATAGTAAATTCTTATTTTCCTCCTCAACCAGGACCACCAAATTTCGAAACTTTTTTGCtattcaattataaaaaaataatacttaaagaTTATGTTGATAAGATATATCTTCCTCGTGACACAAACCTTGCCAATtgcttatgccaggctgacacttgcacgacatcTGGGCACTAATTTGTCGAGGCAAGTCATGCCATTTCGCGGCATGAACTGGGAGGCATCAACACTGTTCACaactagttcacgcatagttcacgatgagttcatgaCGAGTTCATGAATAGTTCACGAAAACGTGCCcatcagtgtccacattgacacaaactgacacgacgagttcatgcatagtttgcacatagtttgcgcacttcccgcattgacATGACGAGTTTGCGGTGTCAAGTCGagttggccacgccatataaaaacaggGCCTCTCCAACCCCTGGTAATTTTTTGATTGGCTTTGGATGAGACAACATGCTTAATGTCAGAGACACAATCATTGCAGAGAAGAGAAGATGCTTATACCTCGCAGcagctctagccattgttgaagaaAGGCAGAAAAGGCTAGCAGAGGCGGAAcagcaagaaaaggcaaccccacctcgaagaaagacacaaaggaaagtgtgggtcagggaatggttgaccagaaggcacgagtttggacagtatgagtCTGCTGACTGagctccacaaggaagatcaaaggggctacaaaaattacctcagaatcacagctgacctgttccaaaagatggttgagaagttaacccctcgccTCCAGACTCAAGCTGGCTGTTACCCtctgctttttagccactggaaattcctatccaaTTCTGcggtacagcttcagggttgaagcaagtaccatctgcaagttcatagcTGAGGTGTttaaagccatcatcgcggtctacaaggacgaagtgctgcgctgccccaaaactgaagaggagtggaaggaagttgctgccaggttcagctccagaagGAATTACCaaaactgtctgggggctgtggacggcaaGAACATCGCCATGATGAaaccacccaatgctggctcttactactacagcttcaagggcttccacagcattatactcatggcagtggcagatgctacctacaagttcctctatgtgggtGTTGGGCAGAGGATAGtgtgtcggatggaggaacatggagtaactgttccctgcatgatgctgttgAAGAGAACAGaactggagtgcctcaaccagagcCACTCCTTAAAGATGACCAGCCAGTGCCCtaacacttcgtaggggatgaTGCCCTTTCTCCctgaacctggatgatgaaaccattctcccatcggtcacaggtcctacgagaacgcatatacagctacaggttgtctcgtgcccgacatgtcgtggagaatgcctttgtaattttgtgtcaaaggttccattgcttcttgacgacgatgcatcagcaccccgacaccatcaacctgatccccctatgtgcctgtgtcctgcacaaccacatcctcatcagatacccacacgcaatttcagaagtggaccggGAAGATCTGGACACatatgatctgatccctggtggatggaggaatgactgacacctgcaggggctgctgcCTCTAAACGTCCATCAATCCCAAAAGGATGCTAAGAATCAGCGAGACTACCTGTCACATTACAACATGTCCCcagctggtgctgtcccttggcaagaaagaatggtAGCAGCTCCATGAGCTACATCTACAGTTGTTccattttgaaataaaagaaacgtttatttttcgtttgttttttccttgccctttattttttggtttctttttcgtttatttatttttttccatttttctttcactttattttaaggttaaagagaaaaacaagtgttttgaaataagaaaacaatttatttatatgaaaacagcaaacaacaaatatgtacaagtatcatagtccaactatttacaaatatttagaagtgCTCAATGGCTCTGACTCCCAAAAGTCTCTCACTTTCTAAAATCTCTCAGTCAGTGTCCTCGCTGGTTCTGGTACCTCTGCGTGGGGATACCCAATGGACTGGTGGTATGTTGAGTTCCATGAAGGAGTAGAGGGTTGAGAGTGAAatgccctcttctaggttgctGTCGACAGACCCCAGTgtcaggaccgggaagctgagtggtgtcacaggTGTCTCAAAGGTGGCTGACAGCGATAACACcaaaggtgttggtgaaggagcctggacaagggtggctgacggtgcaggtggcatccctggttgccactccatGGTACAGGGCCAGGAGGAGTGTGGTGACTGGGAGGACATCCAGGTTAGAGGTGATGGCTGACTGGCTGGAGGTTATATGCtgacactgctgctgctgctgctctggtggTGCCTGCAAGGAGGCTGattgaggttgatgccagaactgctactgctgagggggctgccaaggttgctgctgctgtgggcctggccaggtcatgagtggttggtgatgtggctgctggaagagctgacgccgctgcctgtagtGGTGTACAAAGTTGAGGaagtctatctggaattcatgccaggAGTCCTCCGCGATGGCCTGCATGGGGCCTTCCAGCAGACATGCAAAATCATGTACGATCTTGTGTTGGCCGTTGTACGAGTGGGTGGCCACCAAGGAATCTGCTTTGAAGAGGATATGAAATATACAATCATTGTAACAATTTATTACAGCATTTCAAAGCAACATATTGCACATGCCATGTCAAAACCAATGGATGAAACTGAAATACCATCTGCATGTAAACATTGGGATTCTCACCTTTTTCACTACAATACTGAGATCGCTCGGGGTCACCCAGGTGTCGGCGGTTATGGTGGCTGTCTGTGTTGTTGGTGGCCTGGactgcttccccttgcccttgcacTTCCTGTTGCTAGCAGATGCTTGGCTCTGGGAatctgtggacctcacttcatcattgTCATCGTCGCTGATGGTCACTGCAGCTGACTCTGGGAtagcaaactgctcactggggactgtcttTCCCCGGATGATGTGTTGTATCAGGGAActccaggtctccatgatctggtcaTCATGGGCACTCCTTTggggctggccagctccactcttcttttccttcttcataatcttccccaccctggttctcAAGTTCTCATAATGCTTCTTGCATTAGGCACCAGCagcaggaggctccagctgctctctGACTcggtcccaccggctgttcttggccGCCACGTTGAGCCATTCCTGCTTCTCATACAGctgggggttctccttcacaagctCGGCCAACTTTAACTTAGCCTATGCTGTCCAGCAgtattcagggatttctttcttggacacccggacccgcttcttctgctttctGTTACCCTTGTAATCAATGCATGGCTGTCTCTGGCTTTCGATTGGATCTTGTGGCGTCTCCAGGATCACATCGAAACTTAATATAGATGAATGAGGAGAATTATCTCTCTGAGCGTTATCTGCTTCTGGCCTGTCGACTTCTGGCCTTCTCTGCTTTCCTTTTCCTCATGTCAGCTATGTTTTAGTCATGTTTACTTTTCGCTGGTGATCTCTGGAATGGCGAGCTGTGTCCAGGAAGCCCTATATATATACCCCCTCCTGACGCAAGTGCCACTGTCATGGAGTAGTCTTGATCTGcttgtgaactgttcgtgaactgctcgtgccatgcgcaaacAGTTCTTGAAGTGCGTAAACTATTTGTGAACTCcttgtgccatcaatgcgtgaagtacacatGACCATGTCCGTGGAAAGGAACAGCCACGCTGCGACGCGCGCATATTGGCACGCTCTGCCGCACACTAGCACCCATCCTCCCCTATTGTCCCGACAAGGTCatgacgagttcacgaatagtttgcgcatagttcacgtcCCGGTCGCAAAATTTTTTCATAACCaaaattttaacatttcaaaattctcgtcatcaCATGCCACGCAGGCTTGAAGGGTTTGCATACACCTCACAACATTCTATGACTAGTTTACTCACTGGCAAGACTCAAGTAATGCCAATGTGTGCCacagattcgtgcaagtgtcagcttgGCTTAATAGTCAGCGTTCCTTTGATTTGAGAATTTTTTCATGAGAAGGAGACAGCatattagccaataataataataataataataatattaataataataataatattaataataaggataataataataagaataataataatgataataataatgataaactagacatatgtaatatatagatattacttgtttaaaacacatgacctacaggtcactgtggaagtaagagaagtgtgagaaatgccatagtcatatcataagcaggatgcgaatgccaaaccccagcaatgtaacatttttcatgaagtgacacaaccaagcccgtgaaaAAGAgatgtctatgagaacggaaccaAGTACCTTCcgatattaatgttgtgtttactataattccataaagtgctgagataactatgtaaactttaacaagaATGTGGATATTTGTAGCTGTtcattttgagatgtcatacggaatggtcatccgaccaaaccatctatactcctgtgatggagatgtcaatactgtttttatagaataaactattttaaagttaacttacttagactttacttgaagatataacataccaaatctaatctttaacacattgaagatgacatttgaagggaacccaaatgtgtgttaacaacagtagcacaccaataaatggtggcagcggtaaaactctaaaaaccagagaaagatcttcaagaaccagcggtaaaactctaagaaccagagaaagatcttcaagaactagcgaataaaactctaagaaccagagaaagatcttcaagaaccagcgaataaagctctaagaaccagagaaagatcttcaagaaatcaacagtaatgaatctacaattttgactaagtatcatagtccaccgaagaaatgaaaatatttaataccaacaaataaatgttatacaaactgaggaactggatcttcaatcaacatcctaagaaaaccaaggactgacattcaacgtttactaaacattgaagaaacatatccaggaagcactacattcaacggaaatcggaccgaaaacgtccacccaaacatcaataagaagaaacaatccagtgagagagagaggacatgacgacatcaccctacgcccatataaaccgaagctaagtacattttctttattcatttgagttttagacagtgaagtgtagttatcacgagtcaatcgtccattattgctggggtgagttgtttgctaatctttaattttctttcatataaggaaactgtattcaacttcgaattatcgtctagaatttttttttctctctgtgctaattccgttttctttcagaagttctcgggaaatatctttgtattacgttttctttcagaagttctcgggaaatatctttgtattattatcattgttttggggattttgttataatctttatcattcagtgcttatgcgtttacacagtggacgtctgtatccatatagatattttgataggattgcaaggagtcgtagagataaaaaaagaaatacagtaaacatgacgccccttatgagccccacccctggaccaagtaacccaaccccaggacatggtaacccccctcccattgtgacccTAGTAAATGCTCGCttggcaatccttccttttcaaggtcgggttaatgggttcttgcctcagaatgtggagtcatggatttcatctgacgatgcccatttaaatgctaaacagattatagacccatttgtacaattacaagaagctaaagttttatagacttttctaaaggagatgcgagtgcgtgtttgaggggtgtttcattccaagaagcagttacctgggatgatttcaaagttagactACGtacggtctatggaggtgaggaagccttagatgtagttttaacattaagaaatacacttaatcaagccactatgactcagcttaaccctggataggtacgctcctcggacacccctttaagggtatactcagacgcgcgcgaccccgacgccaaaataaattcttgaaaaatcagtttttgcagtaacctccttttttcttttgccaaaaaaaacttcaatgaatgcttaaaacaactgtaaagataaatactactcatctgcagaaaaactatttattataaatatttttaaaaaatcgagtagaaaaaaagaccttacataaaaattcataaaaaaaatttatacatatatacacaaatccttttaggaattgattcttgaatgtttaggacacatcttgatgtattttggatgaagtcagacccatggaggtgaagatctgaaatgagaaaaaaagggtaactttttttggccaaaacaatttgtccaaatttcatgaatttttttgggtacccaaatgaaataggaagtggctattttttttagggaataaacatatgttatcctaaaatagaaatatgtaaaaaaaaaatcttcattattttgcaaattacatttatatcaggggccatatctaaaggtaattttttgagtacttagaaatttcgtaaaaaaatacatatatttaatatataatatgatatttatgcaggtaaaaatataacaaaatatcacaaattctatagggaaccagaatatatatagatagggcaacttacacttcggatatgtccacaaaatggccgccaaccacactgactcagactccctaatctgccacttgaaatgtaggaagggtatgtcaatttcaaggtgttatttactaatctaattattcttggatatgcataaaaattgtatggtgggttgctggataattgtcgattattttacgactataaaattaaaattctgaccccaaaaaaattttttgaagggaaataaaatcgaaaaaaaaaaaaatgtaaaacaatataatattttagctaaaaaaatttgatgatattcaatcaaaaaagaagtaaacaaaattttccgacaaataaacatctagaggaatcattactctatgatagttacttagtacgtagtaattttgaaaaaaatgggaaaaaacgaaaaagtggcaatcgcaggaaaatcgaacacatacctatatatacgccatatctggctaaaaataaagataggcatgggtagccagatcatctagaaacactttccaacactataaaaatacaagttttgcgacactacttgccagttccttacggtaacatgactaagcaaaaaatgcaaaacaagtaaaaaggggcactcgcggaaaaatggccaacattctaatatacggcatttcagaaaaaaaaatttcagccacgtactaggcaaaccatcaaggcacattttccgacaaataaacatctaaatgaatcattactctgtgatagttccttagtacgtagtaattttgaaagaaatgggaaaaaacaaaaaaatggcaatcacaggaaaatcgaacacatacctatatatacgctatatcttgctaaaaaaaaataggccctacttgccaattccttacggtatcatgactaagcaaagaaatgcaaaacaaataaaaaggggcactcgcggaaaaatgcccaacattctaatatacagcatctcaaataaaaaaaaaaaaagacatgcacgtgttagcccaaccatcaaggcacactttctaacacataaacatgaaaaaaaaatcaataatatacggcaattccttactacgtagtaaatttttacaaatattgaaaagaaacagaaattggcaaccgcagttaaatacccaatataccaataactacgtcgtatctgacaaaaacaaagtcacgcatgggtagccagatcatctagacacactttccaacactaaaaaagcaaaagttttacgacactatttggcaatatcttacggaaaaattacttggcaaaaaatgaaaaaaaattaaaaaggggcactcgcggtaaaaggcccaacattctaatatacggcatctcagataaaaaaaaagacatgcacgtgttagcccaaccatcaaggcacactttctaacacataaacatgaaaaaaaaaatcaataatataaggcaattccttactacgtagtaaatttttacaaatattgaaaaaaaaaaaaacagaaattggcaaccgcagttaaatacccaatataccaataactatgtcgtacctgacaaaaacaaagtcacgcatgggtagccagatcatctagacacactttccaacactaaaaaagcaaaggttttacgacactatttggcaatatcttacggaaaaatgacttggcaaaaaaatgaaaaaagatgaaaaagggacactcgcggtaaaatggtcctcgtggtgatgaacgacattttaactaaaaaaaaaatcaagcacatggtagccaaacaatccaccaagaatttccacaactgataacctatacaagttgcaccattctaccacaatttcataatacgtaataactttgataattatgcaaattaccttagaagggtagactcggtcgcgctcgaccccgatgcgtctcagaaagggaggaaggagtacagctacagcaatgcacatctggacactactagagcgtgtaggcgagacacctactgcaggtcgatcacccacaaattcagtcacgggggtgagtcacgtgagaaaaacctctttttttttttgacgctcggggtcgcgaacgacccaccataccgttccagggttaatgaaattgaaagagcagctctcatagccgataggcttaacgaatatcaagatatttcaggtaattccacttgggttactagagataacatctccgtgaaggatttcttacgattaatgtatttaacttgcatgacacttatgttgcctgaagctttagtgcggtgttttgataaaaaagttaacgccagcaagtacggaattggatgtatataaacagataaagaaa encodes the following:
- the LOC137625685 gene encoding uncharacterized protein gives rise to the protein MLNVRDTIIAEKRRCLYLAAALAIVEERQKRLAEAEQQEKATPPRRKTQRKVWVREWLTRRHEFGQLKLAVTLCFLATGNSYPILRYSFRVEASTICKFIAEVFKAIIAVYKDEVLRCPKTEEEWKEVAARFSSRRNYQNCLGAVDGKNIAMMKPPNAGSYYYSFKGFHSIILMAVADATYKFLYVGVGQRIVCRMEEHGVTVPCMMLLKRTELECLNQSHSLKMTSQCPNTS